From Ailuropoda melanoleuca isolate Jingjing chromosome 17, ASM200744v2, whole genome shotgun sequence, the proteins below share one genomic window:
- the LOC117797009 gene encoding proprotein convertase subtilisin/kexin type 5-like, producing the protein MCPTSLVLLMDDNRCLPCCNVSDPSNAQDCCDCRDTTEECILQAREIGPAGERTKIALFITSSVLLVLLLGAAVVVWRKSRGRVQPVAKAGYEKLGDPSKSYVSYKSSHRENTSFEEDQVTEYRDRDYDEDEDDDIVYMGQDGTVYRKFKYGLLDEEGDELEYDDESYSYQ; encoded by the exons ATGTGCCCCACCAGCCTGGTGCTGCTTATGGATGACAACCGTTGCCTACCCTGCTGTAATGTCTCCGATCCCTCCAATGCCCAGGACTGCTGTGACTGCCGGGACACCACAG AGGAGTGTATCCTTCAAGCAAGAGAAATTGGACCTGCCGGTGAACGTACCAAGATAGCCCTGTTCATCACCTCCTCTGTTCTGCTGGTCCTTCTGCTCGGGGCCGCTGTGGTTGTCTGGAGGAAATCGCGGGGCCGAGTCCAGCCAGTGGCGAAGGCCGGCTATGAGAAGCTGGGCGACCCTAGCAAGTCATATGTTTCCTATAAGAGCAGCCATCGTGAAAACACCAGCTTTGAAGAGGATCAGGTTACTGAGTACAGGGACCGGGACTATGACGAGGATGAGGATGATGACATCGTCTACATGGGCCAAGATGGCACTGTGTACCGGAAATTTAAGTACGGGCTGCTGGATGAGGAAGGGGATGAGCTGGAATACGACGATGAGAGTTACTCCTACCAGTAG
- the RFK gene encoding riboflavin kinase, whose amino-acid sequence MRHLPYFCRGQVVRGFGRGSKQLGIPTANFPEQVVDNLPADVSTGIYYGWASVGNGDVHKMVVSIGWNPYYKNTKKSMETHIMHTFKEDFYGEILNVAIVGYLRPEKNFDSLESLISAIQADIEEAKKRLDLPEHLKFKEDNFFQVPKNKIMNGH is encoded by the exons ATGAGGCACCTGCCGTACTTCTGCCGCGGCCAGGTGGTGCGGGGCTTCGGCCGCGGCTCCAAGCAGCTGGGCATCCCCACAG ctAACTTTCCGGAACAAGTAGTTGATAATCTTCCAGCTGATGTATCCACTGGCATTTATTATGGCTGGGCCAGCGTTGGAAATGGAGATGTTCATAAGATGGTGGTGAGCATAGGATGGAACCCATACTACAAGAATACAAAAAAGTCTATG gaaactcATATCATGCATACCTTCAAAGAAGACTTCTATGGGGAGATCCTCAATGTGGCCATTGTTGGCTACCTCAGACCAGAAAAGAACTTTGATTCGCTAG AGTCCCTTATTTCAGCAATTCAAGCTGATATTGAGGAAGCTAAGAAACGACTAGATTTACCAGAACATTTGAAATTCAAAGAAGACAATTTCTTCCAGgttcctaaaaacaaaataatgaatggcCACTGA